The Sardina pilchardus chromosome 24, fSarPil1.1, whole genome shotgun sequence nucleotide sequence AAAGGGAGAGATGTAATTCTTTCTAGGATAGCCTGTGTGAATCAATCTAGTACACTTATACTGctgacttaaagggacacttcaccgattagcattaagctttgtatctttagaaaaccagtcatgtttttgaaaggtcgtgcatcattccctcagtttgccctgagatgggagaaatacggatttcaatgttggacttcctgctttcaatgatgtaaaaatcatcattttacatcattgaaagcaggaagtcctattcatgggtttcattgaaatccgtatttctcacatctcaaggcaaactgagggaatgatgcacgaccattcaaaaacatgattggttttctaaagatacaaagcttaatgctaatcggtgaagtgtccctttaagtgaaCGTGTTAGTTGACCAACACAAACGTACCCTCCATCAAATATTTTGACCCGCCTGGGCTCTGCTTTTGATAAGGACTCCCTGTCAGCCTCATTGGTGGGTCGAGACTCAGGTCGTGTTTTGCTCTTGCCCTCAGTGGAGATGGACTTCTGTGGGATCAAGACCTGAAGAGGTAAAGCATCAGTgttagaaaaaaataatgattatGACAAATAAATGATGTATGAAGTGTTAACTTGAGCACAATTTTTTAAAGCTTGTTTGGCTCACTCTTAATCACTTACCTTGGACACAATGTCCTTCAGGTTGCTGGAGTATGTCAAGATGTCGGACTTCAAACCTGTGGTTTTTGCTTGGGTGTAGTGTATTTTCTTAGAATTCTGCTTTGAATCAAACAGAGACATGACTATTTTGGTCGGTAGGCCCAGCGGGTTGGGGTTGTTCTGGCTGACTGGCCAGGCAGAGTATGCAGAGACCCTCTGGTCGGACTGAGGAACATGCAGTGGCCTCCTCTTGATGAGGTAACACCAGGTGAACGTTGTGGCTGTTTTCAAGCTGGGGAAAGACAGGCGGTGGCTGTCCCGAGTGTTGACAACAGACACGGACGAGGCTAGTTTCACCTGTCCTTGAAAAGTGGGAGGCCTCAGAGGCGATTTGCCAGACGACCAGCGCTGCTCCTCTGACTTCTCCTGTGGCTTAGGGGCAGCGTTTGCAGGGACTGGATAACTATGGACCCCTGGAGAGGTACGGCTAACAGGGCTCTGCATGGGATGGTCTGTTGGAGAGGGTGGCTTATCGTCCTGCATTTGAGCCGTAATTTCGGGTGTTGTTGTGCTGCCAGTATCAGGTGCTGGGAAGTCTTTGCCAGGATCCAGCTTCTCTAGGTCTTGCGGGGCTTCCGTTTCAATGGGACTATCTGCAGGTTCAGTGGTGCAAACCTGTCTGACGAGTGTTAGCTTCCGTTGACGAGTGAcctccgccatcttggaattGAGATAATTCAGAGACCTGCCATCGGTTGGCTGGCACATTGCTCCATGCTCATCTTTTGCCCGTTTCTGGTGTTTCTCCATGGCAATGTCCAAGCTATTGGCAGGGGAGAGCATGCGCTTACTGGAGGCAATAGGCTCCTGTTGTGGGCAGAGGTTAACTGATGCCAACTTCTGGGTACAGTGCAAAGAGCCAAGAGATGGAGTGCTACGAGTATCATCGGtatgactctgtgtgtttgtcccagGCTGCACTTGGACttgttgtctctctgtgtgaacTTCTGGTCCAGATTTATTGTCAATGGTAGCGATACTCATGGAGGAACTATTGGTTTTGCAAGCCACACTGCTAGGAGGGAGAACCTGCTCATGAGTTATCAGAATCTGTGGCACTGTGGTAGATCCTGCTTGGTTCTGTGAAGGTGCATCTCCTTGAATACCCAGAGGTACAACAATGGATGTTTTATTGGGCATACCCTGAAGGTTCTGCTGTGCAACGTATACATTCTGTATTCCCTCAGCTGCCTTCGAAACACTTACAATCTCGTTGCCAATGGGTATTGTTATAACAGGCAAGGCTATCCGTGTCCCCTGTGGACCAGAGAAAGAGTATGTTTGACTCTTCAGAACTGGGTACTGGAGTTGATACTTGGGGACAAGGTTCTTAGGTGGTTCAGCAGGCTTGCTCTGCAAATCTGTCTGACAAGGCATGACTTGGACTGCAGGTTGCACCTTTTGGATCGAAACAACTCTTGAGGTTTGATGCCATGGGTGAGGAAGTCCCTGGATTTGCTGATGCTGAGTTTGACTGCCCAAGTTAATGCTTTGGACTACATGTTCATTCTTCTGTGGCTCTCCAGAATGTAAAACAAAAGGCTGAGTTAAATTAGGCCTGTTGATCATTGGAGGCCTGTGTTGAGGAACAGAAACAATATTTGACGAAGGAGCCCTCTGAAGGGAAACTGTATGCTGCTTCCCAACAAACTGCTGACTCTCTGGTCCAATCTTCAGGGACATTTGACGAACAAGAggtcctcttctcctttcaaTAAGGGGTACCTGTGCAGTCTTTGCAGGCTGGGGACTCTTGAGCATAGCTGTGTCCAAGGGAGAGGGTGACCTGTTGGGAGACATGCTGCTGCAGTCAAAAGACTTGCTGCGGTAGTCGCAGGAGATAGCAATGGACGGTTGGGTGCAGCTAATCTGTTCCGAGGCAGCTCGTCTCATCATCACTGGGACGCCGAGTGTGTTGCACGCAGTGGATGGTCCTTGAATCTCTGGTGGTTTGGAGACACTTTCCCGGGAAGGACTATCGGATCTGGGTGGCTCATCCCTTTCAAATGAAGCGGAGATGCTTGAACATCGCGAGAGACTGCTCTCTCTGCTAAGGCTTCTGGAGAGGGAGGACTCGAAACTGGATTCACCCGAAGAGTGTTCCATCTGAGCCAGCCGGATCCTTTTCTTTTTGGGTGGCAACTTCTCTGTTGGTAACTTGGACAGGCTCTCGCTCCTCTGAGGCCAGTTGAAGGTGTCTGCAGGCTTCTCCACTTGTTCTGAAACCTGGCTCTCATGTTCTCGGTCTGGTTCCTCTGTAACCAGAATTTCAGGAACTTGAATGTTGTTTTGACGGACCAGCCTTGACTGTTGAGTAGGGGCAGCATTCTCACTGGCTGGTGCACGCTCCTTAGGGGTGTCAGCAATGTATTTGTCTTGACTCGAAACCTTGGGTATTGACATTTCTTTGTGATAATTCTGCAATGCAGTGTTAGCTGATGATTCAGTGTTAGGCATAACTGCTCCTGGAATGTCCTTTGTTGAAGGATCAACTGGAGAGGACTGGTCAATAGATTCATATGTTTCAAACGAATTTGGCCTGCTCAGAGAGTTGGTGTGTCTTATGACAGATGTACCACTGCCTTGCCGTTGCATCTCACCTCTTTCTTTGGTGGGGGTGCTAATGCTATTGTCTCTTGCAGGAGAAAGCCTTGACTCTGGTGTCTCTGCAACTCTTGTTATGAGCTGAACTGGAGGTATCTGCCCAGTGTTGTTGGCAGGTTGCAAGTTGACCACTACGGCTCTCTGGGTAAACTGCCCACTTATTACTCTGGAGGGAATCTGACAGGAATCAAAACTTCTAGAGCATGGTGGATTTTTGTCAGTTGGAGACTGATCGTCATCATCCCCAAAGCTTTTCAGTTTTCTCCGTTTTCTTATCATTATCGGTTGATCCACAATTCCAGGGTGACACACTCCTCTTCCCATCAAGGGCTGATGAACattctgcacaaacacatctggctctggctctctgaCAGGAATGGGCTTGTTTTTTGGACCGTGCAACTCGGAGCAGTAAAACTTTTTGTGATTCTCAAAATTCTCCCTTTTCCTGTAACGGTTTCGGCAAGTTTCACACTCAAACATGGTCCCTTTGTTCTGCTGAGGTTTCCTGTTTCCATGCTCAAAGGACTTGCTCCTCTGCATTTCCATAGCAATGCTTGGTCCATGATATCCCTCGTCCATAGAGCGGACCGAGGGCAATCCTTCGTTCGTGGAGGAGTCCTCAACTGCTATCTGTCTCACAAGGGTGCGAGGATGCACTGATGGATTAGGTGTGGATGGTGCAgatgaaaagacatcatcattGAAAGAGCTGATTTTGTCATCAAACGAATGGCAAATTCTCAAAGGATGGGGTTGGGGAAGGACATTGGGGGGAAGTGCTGAATGTCCTGGAGTTGTGGGCATAGAATTACTCCTTGTTATTGGTAAACAGTCCATATTTGGATACTGGTtaggaacagagagaagaaacacTGGCTTGGATTTTTCTGTTGGGGTGAAGGGAGACTTTGGTATGTCAGAGCTGGAACTTGATCTTCTTACAAACGGTTTCAGGTCAAACTGGAAGGAGTCTTTGAAGATATAAGATTTTGGTGAATCTATGCTCCCCCGTCTTGACAGGGAGGTCCGTCTTGGCTTAACACTGTCCAACTGCTTGTCGTCAACCACTGCTTCATTGTCTGATATTAACTTTGAGATGCGCTCCTCTAGGGAGAGTGCTCGAGAGTCCAATGGAGGCCGCATTTGACCctccagtatgtgtgtcttttcaATATTAGTTACATGCATAAGTGGGGCTACAATAGGCGGGGGATTAATGAGCAGATTTTTGGTAACATCAGTGTCTGCCGGAGGGGTTATCTTCACAAAGGGACTCGGTGGACTCATGGCTTGGTCTGCACTTTCAGAGCGGGAGAAGTAACCCGAATCAGTGCTGCCCAAACTACGAGGACTCAGCAGGCACTTGCCCTGTTGCTGTTGGGAGCAATCAGTGGCCTGTTGCCTCTGTAACTGGGCATGGCCACCCCCTGGTGATTTTCCCTGTGGATCCTCATCCTCGCTTATTGAGTCCTGCAAGGGGCTAGAGCAATCTACCTCCTTCAGGGAGGACAAGACTGTCCTGACAGCCTGGCACTCTCTTTGCCGCTGGGCAGATGCCTGCTCGGGAGTTAGGTCAGTTACTCTAGGGCTGTCTGCCCGAAGTGGAGAGACGTTTACTGGGTACACCACCACCTTGGGGAGGGGTGCCGTCACTTTGTCAATGCCCCTTTGACCACTTACAGGTTTCAGGGTCTCGAACACTACAGGATGGTCTGATTCACCTTGACTTCCCTGAGCAGTGCCCAAGCTCAGCGGGCTGCTGTCAGACAAGGCTGTGGCGCTGCTCTGTGACGAGTCAGGGTCGAGATCAGCCGTGCTGCCCTCCTCGTCACTCTCCCCACTTTCGTCGACATCTGAATGCGTTCCGAGCCCTTTGTCAGACTCCTGCGACTGAGACTGGGAATCCGACCTCACCGTGAGTCCTAGTTTTATGGCATGTGCATGGGACTTCTTATGCTTGTACAAGTTGCTCTTAGTCTTAAAGGAGAAGCCACAAGTAACACAAGGATACGGCCTCTCCCCCGTATGGGATCGGATATGTTTTAGCAGTACGCTAGGTTTGGCGCAGGCCCTGTTGCAGTATTCGCAGACATATTTGCCTTGCTTTTTAGGTTTCTGATCTTTAGACGTAATGCTGCACACTTGCTCCAAGCTGCCAAAGTTCACCACTGTGGCCACCTGTACAGGGTTATAACCTGGCGTGACAGGGACCTGGATGGTGCTGGGGACACTGGCCGAGAGTGACTGGCACGTTTGCACCACAGGTGGCTGGCTCTGTGGGAGTCCGCTCGAGCCTGAGGGAATGGGTGCATGGGTCATGGCGCTTGACTGCCCTGCACTGTAACCTTTCTGAAAGGTGGGCTTAGCTGACTGGTGCCCGCCACCTAACGTCATATACTGCTGGGAGGTTGGATGCATATAAGCTGCCTGGTGCTGTTTGGATTCTGGCACCCCAGGATGCGGGTTCATGTGGGGGCTAGAGTAGAAGTGTTTGGCTGCATCGTACTGCTGCATGACCCCAGGTTGAGGCGGTAGGCCATATTTGACGGCTGGCATAGCTGTCTGTATTCCAGAATGACTGacaccagacgtccccggtctCTGTATATGTCCGACAGTCTTCCTCTCAGTCAATGTGTTAAAGTCTGGCTCCATAGCCTTGAGCAAGACGTCAAGGGGAGCACTCGGGTGCGCAGTAGTGGAGGTTCCTTCGCTGTCCGATTTCTCGCCCCAGCTTTCTTTAGCTGAGTCGCAAGAGTTTGAATTATCCCCGCTGCAAGCCTGTAGGTTCTGAGGCTGCAGCTCAGTGAAGGATGACGCTTCTACCTCCTCCGTTGTTACTTTATGGGGAGATGGCGCCACCTGCTGGTGCTGGCCATCGTCTGCGTCCTGGTGGTGTTGTGCTGAGTCCAGTGAGCAAGATGGACTGTTGGGGAATGAACTGGACGTAGATCTGCAGCTGGTGCTCGAGGGAGAATCTTCTCTTGAGGGGGTGTTGGAGATGTGAACACTGGCAGTGCCAGTCGTTGGCACAGGGTTCTTGGCCTGTGACGGCTTCTTTACGGGTGATTTGGGTATTTTCTTCAGCTGGTTTTCTGCCACCACCTTTTTCCTCTTCAGTCCTTTAATGCCATCGGAACCTCTAAGGCTGGTGGTACCTTCGCTGATACCTGTTtgacagaagaaaagaaacaaggCTTAAAAAAAATTCCCAATCAATAACATTTCACAAGACATTCCTGGCTCCTTGAAGAGTTCCTCTGGAGATCAAGGCATAGATTTTACAGATCAAATGAATGGTTATATCTGAAGAATTAAACATAAAGGTGTTCATAAATGTTTGAGGCTGCGCCACGGATATACCTCCCCAAAGCCCTGTGAAATGAATACACTGCCAGAGAGGTGCGTACAATCATACAAGTGCAGTCAAAAAAGGTAACGTGCCCCTCAACAAAAGCATTGAGCATTTAATAGCCTTTGGCAAGGAATCTGGTCATAATGTTGTTCCAAAACTTAACTTTAAAACTTTAACAGCCAAACTCATACATAATCATGATTTTCACACAATGCCCATGCCTAATTGTTTCTCttttatttcaaatgaaaacttgtttatatactgtatctccatTTGCGATTCATACATGTTATTTCTTAACTGGATGTGATGTTCCTTACATAACCCTGCTCAATGCAGGCAGTCCTCACACATTGTTTTGGCAATTTCATCACAACAAATGTACATATCTTTGTGTACAGTCAATTTGTTAAAATGAAGGCATTAATTAAATGTCTTGATCACATTACATTATCATCTTTGCAATTATAGTTACTACATTACAAGACCtgtaatttaaaaaataattgagAATGCCAAAGCTTACATGCGAATGTCAATAGTCTACCATCTCATCTTGTAACTAAAATGAAAGAAGAGCATGTACCTGCGCATGGTGTTTTGATAGAAGCAGATTCACATTAATTCCAGTAAAATATTACTCCTCTGACCAAGATCAGATCTAGCACTGCCTGGGCTTTTTTTGTCTCTGACAGCTTACTGATGAGGCTCTCTGTTTTGGGCTCTGGAACTTCTCCCTCTGCCACAGAGCGTCTGCGAGCGCTAAGGCCCACGCACCATTATGTGCAAAACCTACTTCttcctcactcgctctctcctcgttcactcgctcgctcgctctctctctcactccctccctcatctcctctctcctttttccccatctctctctctctctctccctccctccctttccagTGCTATCCAACACCCgtctcgctttctctcgctATCTTCCTCCATTTGAAATGGTGTATGTGCGGATGTGATGTACTGAGAAAAGATTAATCAAATTCTCTCCGTCTTGATGTCTGTGTGCTAATCACATCTTGCGTTTAGCCTAGTATACAGAGCAATAGAAAAAGGCTCACTAATGCCATAGTGACTTTTGTCAATATCCGTTTATGCGTTTCCGTATGGTTTTGCTaaatgtgtttctgtatgtatgtattctctctctctctctctctctctctctctctctctctctctctgtatgcacTTACAAGCTCACCATATATGTCAGCATTAGGTAATAAAGCCAATCCATTACTGTTCTTAATCCATGCACCTTTGGAAACCACTTGGTTGTGTCAATGTTTCATTGCGCacagctgttgctgctgctttgAATAGCATCCACATTGCCATTCTAACACAGAGTTAGGATCTATCCAGACAAACAGAGTCAGCCCTCACAATGAACCTTTTATGCAGACCTAGAGTCAAGagacgggggggaaaaaaatctaaaaTCCTAACCAAATCAGTCACCAAACCCCCACCATGCTAAGAAGCTCCACCTCAATTGGGGGAGTCCCTTCGTAATTTGGCTTGGCACTGGGAGCGAAGTGGAGAAATGTGGTTCAATGCTAAAGGGAGTCTAAGCTTTATCCCATCATGGTTTCCTGGCAAAGGAGGGTATTCCCCCATAAAGGGGCTGAATTATGTAAGCCTCTGGCTAAGTCCATTATCTTATTTCCTACACAAAGCCCAACAACCGcacaacactaacacaaacCAGAAGCATCTCAGAGTAAACAATATCAAATCAATCATACTACATTGGAGAAACTCGACATGACAAAGGATACGCTCATTGCCAAAAATATCGTTCTTATGCAACCACTTAATCAAGAACTATTACTAAGCCAGCATGAATGACCCAACAAAGAACCACCTATTTACAAAACCCATTAATATAGGAGCACTATTGACAGGCTGAACAACTTAACTACTTTTAACTACCCTAAGCCAGTGAGATTAACCTGGCCAATGACGACATCCCTGGGCAGCTGTATTCTGAGAGAGGATTTATATATTCTTAGATGGCATTCTTTAAAAAACCCCAGCATAGCCCCACCCAGGCTTTACCACGGGGAAGACCCAGAGAAGGCTAATCTGCTCTGAAACAggatcagcccccccccccctcctcgccTTTTCTTTAttccccctctcttgctctcttcttccttttgccctctccctccccttccagctctctctctctccctctgatcttaatccctcctctttctcttatttcttttacctctctctctctttcactttctccctcttcctcttcctcactctcttttttttacctcaaaACAATGTGGAGGTGAGTGAGTACAAAAGATAATTTCTCATCAGGTACTGACGCAATAGAGATGAATTTTGGGGTCAAATATGGGGTTAACTATTAAACGGATCACATTACTGCATTTCAGTATGCCACTTACCTCACACCATTAGGTCATGGTTTAGCAAGGATTTGTGAGAATTTGTcctagagtttttttttttgcactttttgTACACTACTTTTAACTGAAAAGGCTGCTGGGTAAGCTATGTGGAGAATTCTGTATTTTAACAGGACAGATAACTAAATACAAAACAACTAAAAAAATGGTTAAGATGTTATGATTTGTACAAAAtcagaacattttgaaaaacaaaaaagttacATTATTACACTATTATAGAAATAATTGCAACTACAGTACGGAAATGTTAAAGCttatttaaacattttttttttaaaaaaaacttgattTGCATTATGAAAACCAAGGACACAAATGttctcatttttaaaaacacatagcctacacacaccccTAGATATCTATTTTAGGTTGGGAGGATGTAAACACAACGATCTGAATGGACAATTAACTAGGCTGCCTATGGGTTTTTGAGCAAAGACATGGTCTGTTGTGGAGGCGGGagaagcacacagcacacacacacacacacacacacacacacggaatacCCAGCAAGTGTCTGTCGGAGGGAATGGAGAAGCGCACACAGACTCCTAATCAGCCTCACAGAAACACTAAACATCGCCTACGCACAGACAGGAACACAGCTCCGCCATGGTGGGTGGGAggcaaagagaggaagagagagaatgacagagaaagagagagagggatgaggggaggagagaggcttttggggaaggaaagaaagatggacagtcagacggatggatggatggagagaaagtaaTATCTTCTCCATGACGGAGAAATAGAGCTGTCGTCGGGGTGTGTCTGAAAATTTCAAGCTTGGTTAGGCTGTAAAGCTGTGAGGAAAACAATACCCTCGGCTTCTCCTCGGTTTAATGAGCTGTTCCTGCCACATTAAAGAAAACGGATTGCGTGTCCCTTTTTCTAAGCAGaggtgggaaaaaaacatgagGAAAGAGTTGGTAGGGGGTTGAACAAACCACAAGAATGGGACCATGTACATTTGTACATTCGTTATATGGACAGGAGTTCGTCTTAGTCACACAAACTGATTTGTGCTGCCAATAACCATTCTACTGTCAGGGGAGGAGTCACTGTGTACAGAATGGACCCCCAACCCCGCATTGAGAAGGAAGTGGAACCAGTTCTTTCATTAACCAAAACAGAGGCAAAGCCGGAAATGGCAACTCTGAGGTGTATTAAGCAAAGCACAAAAGAGCGAAGCTACCGCTGATTAGCATTTCCTTCACCCGCCTTCACAACAGACACCAACCAGGTGTCACCACTGtactgggtgggtgggtgactgCTAAACAAGATGAGAACAAAGACCAGGAAGAAAAAGTTTTTACTAATCTACCCCTAAGAAAACATGGACACCTCTCTTACCTTTGGGAGTGCTTTTGGGGGCTTTCAGCTCTTTTTGTGCCTCTTCGATTTTATCTGTAAcacaggacagaaagagagaggggaaaatagGAATTATTTTGGAGCATAACAAAATTCCGAGATGAAAGAGGCAGTTCATGCGAAAGCTCAGATGTAtagatagtaaaaaaaaaaaaaaaaaaagctaccatGGGTGATGTCAGATAAAGAGACTATGGAGTCCCATTCAGGAAATGAGAATGATAAAAACACTACACCATCCAGATCCCACTTGCATCATCATGGACAACAAATCTGCGTTGAAAGTGTAAACGCACTAAAATCATGTGGAAAATCGGatacaagaaaaagaaaaaacaaagaaagaaagaaagaaaaaaaaacctctccccAGACAGGAGTCACATCTTACAGTCCATATTCTATCAGTAAGCAGGCCGTTCTCGGActctctgtatgcatgtgtaggtGGAGAGTCCGCATGAGCATGTGCGTGTGGTATTTTACTGTAATTAATCAAGATTATGTAAGAGAACCTGGCCAACTCAGAGTATGgtgagagatgaggggagggagtacaaaacactgaaacacacac carries:
- the hivep1 gene encoding zinc finger protein 40; this encodes MPRTKQNHPKNLKDKIEEAQKELKAPKSTPKGISEGTTSLRGSDGIKGLKRKKVVAENQLKKIPKSPVKKPSQAKNPVPTTGTASVHISNTPSREDSPSSTSCRSTSSSFPNSPSCSLDSAQHHQDADDGQHQQVAPSPHKVTTEEVEASSFTELQPQNLQACSGDNSNSCDSAKESWGEKSDSEGTSTTAHPSAPLDVLLKAMEPDFNTLTERKTVGHIQRPGTSGVSHSGIQTAMPAVKYGLPPQPGVMQQYDAAKHFYSSPHMNPHPGVPESKQHQAAYMHPTSQQYMTLGGGHQSAKPTFQKGYSAGQSSAMTHAPIPSGSSGLPQSQPPVVQTCQSLSASVPSTIQVPVTPGYNPVQVATVVNFGSLEQVCSITSKDQKPKKQGKYVCEYCNRACAKPSVLLKHIRSHTGERPYPCVTCGFSFKTKSNLYKHKKSHAHAIKLGLTVRSDSQSQSQESDKGLGTHSDVDESGESDEEGSTADLDPDSSQSSATALSDSSPLSLGTAQGSQGESDHPVVFETLKPVSGQRGIDKVTAPLPKVVVYPVNVSPLRADSPRVTDLTPEQASAQRQRECQAVRTVLSSLKEVDCSSPLQDSISEDEDPQGKSPGGGHAQLQRQQATDCSQQQQGKCLLSPRSLGSTDSGYFSRSESADQAMSPPSPFVKITPPADTDVTKNLLINPPPIVAPLMHVTNIEKTHILEGQMRPPLDSRALSLEERISKLISDNEAVVDDKQLDSVKPRRTSLSRRGSIDSPKSYIFKDSFQFDLKPFVRRSSSSSDIPKSPFTPTEKSKPVFLLSVPNQYPNMDCLPITRSNSMPTTPGHSALPPNVLPQPHPLRICHSFDDKISSFNDDVFSSAPSTPNPSVHPRTLVRQIAVEDSSTNEGLPSVRSMDEGYHGPSIAMEMQRSKSFEHGNRKPQQNKGTMFECETCRNRYRKRENFENHKKFYCSELHGPKNKPIPVREPEPDVFVQNVHQPLMGRGVCHPGIVDQPIMIRKRRKLKSFGDDDDQSPTDKNPPCSRSFDSCQIPSRVISGQFTQRAVVVNLQPANNTGQIPPVQLITRVAETPESRLSPARDNSISTPTKERGEMQRQGSGTSVIRHTNSLSRPNSFETYESIDQSSPVDPSTKDIPGAVMPNTESSANTALQNYHKEMSIPKVSSQDKYIADTPKERAPASENAAPTQQSRLVRQNNIQVPEILVTEEPDREHESQVSEQVEKPADTFNWPQRSESLSKLPTEKLPPKKKRIRLAQMEHSSGESSFESSLSRSLSRESSLSRCSSISASFERDEPPRSDSPSRESVSKPPEIQGPSTACNTLGVPVMMRRAASEQISCTQPSIAISCDYRSKSFDCSSMSPNRSPSPLDTAMLKSPQPAKTAQVPLIERRRGPLVRQMSLKIGPESQQFVGKQHTVSLQRAPSSNIVSVPQHRPPMINRPNLTQPFVLHSGEPQKNEHVVQSINLGSQTQHQQIQGLPHPWHQTSRVVSIQKVQPAVQVMPCQTDLQSKPAEPPKNLVPKYQLQYPVLKSQTYSFSGPQGTRIALPVITIPIGNEIVSVSKAAEGIQNVYVAQQNLQGMPNKTSIVVPLGIQGDAPSQNQAGSTTVPQILITHEQVLPPSSVACKTNSSSMSIATIDNKSGPEVHTERQQVQVQPGTNTQSHTDDTRSTPSLGSLHCTQKLASVNLCPQQEPIASSKRMLSPANSLDIAMEKHQKRAKDEHGAMCQPTDGRSLNYLNSKMAEVTRQRKLTLVRQVCTTEPADSPIETEAPQDLEKLDPGKDFPAPDTGSTTTPEITAQMQDDKPPSPTDHPMQSPVSRTSPGVHSYPVPANAAPKPQEKSEEQRWSSGKSPLRPPTFQGQVKLASSVSVVNTRDSHRLSFPSLKTATTFTWCYLIKRRPLHVPQSDQRVSAYSAWPVSQNNPNPLGLPTKIVMSLFDSKQNSKKIHYTQAKTTGLKSDILTYSSNLKDIVSKVLIPQKSISTEGKSKTRPESRPTNEADRESLSKAEPRRVKIFDGGFKSNEEYVYVRGRGRGKYICEECGIRCKKPSMLRKHIRTHSDVRPYHCAHCNFSFKTKGNLTKHMKSKAHSKKCLEMGVSVGLIEDQDAEDSGDRGRGSSADRPDSDGDDSDGPEDEDNDGEEEDEEDSQAESGLSATPSVSASPQHFGGAQHDVAPSSLLAQMSISSYQLTPTPPPPPPPPPPPSSQLPHAHASALPHTQILPQTPAADPCDSDSVAMLSPVSPTKQMTISAMILSPTTASSFTHYPLATRTTYATATTTSVIAPSFSSSSSYDPHGSDAESVQMMSPVSPCRQMSIDYPDFDVPPSPPAPGKGCAKLGQDGSACPPAMSSSESGVPVDRGTQTSSFAPQGHLHFPPSGPMHLMGESGAHTHLFSHLPLHSQQPSRSPYSMVPVGGIQLVPAGLAAYSTFVPIQAGQVQLTIPAVSVIHRNTSPLPGGGPGSGPGASPPRPGGSPGAQPSMLVQESMGNVGNLGNLGNLGNMLPCFPLGQMAGIQTLGASQSALHSVGLEALGVMGLANSGLAPTQLLQQQNLATLNATLGVQVLAANPGVQSAPQTHIPGLQILNIALPALIPSLSPLSTLSPLPAVSPDRLASSAEASAAGPRPGPSTSPSVCAGADSNAPVLTLSASPSVAAASAAPMPPVVVTMHSPRGAPPCRSSSGPGYGGDAGRPSSERKGRSPPHQARSSPASLDGASQTPPTDSSSAAATTGGASEARPLHKHTSPRPPALADDGSEASSDDEDRLVIAT